TAGCCCTTCACCATTCTAAACGGTTTGGCCATATTTGGTCTTCATGAATCACTTTCTCATGTTTTCttcatgagtaaaaaaaaaaataaaaaatggccaCACAGACAACAAAGTCCAACTAGAAGTCAGTTTGTTAAGAACTAATCAAGTTGATGTCCTTTAAGATTGACTTTTTGGTATGGAATGGAAACCCTGGAACAGAGGGATAAGGACTCAAGGATGATGTTTCCTGATTGTGCTTTCACAGAGGATTAGTGATACTAATACACTGCATGTGTTGAATCTGGCTGAGGCTCAGTGACATCCACAGAGAGAAGTATGAAGGAAGGttgaactaaaaaaaacaaaagcagaaaccGAAATAGCTGATCAGTATTCTGAAGAGCAGAGAACCTCCTCAGTAACGAGCTGAATATTGCACTGGTCAAATCTCAGCGGAGGACAGTCAACTTGTCGGGGCTGACTGGTTTAGTTCAGGTTTTAGACTTTAACAGGGAGCAGCTGTGAGAAAAGAAGGCTGCCAGCCCGTCTGCCTCAAACCAACTGCATCTATGAACTGCGCAAGAGCAGCgactaaaatatttttcaagATAAGCTTGTGCGTACCTGCCGCACGACAAAATTCCCCAAACTCCATGaagataaagagaaagaaagtttAAGCTATCATCCCATCACTTTGGGCCCAGTTTCCCACAGAACGTCCCAGTTTAATtcaacattgtcagagttgatgGCGGCTCAGAGGACTCCGGCGCTAACCCAGCTGTATCTGTCCCGAATACGTGGTGAGGAGGAGCATGATGGAGAAGCCCGTAAGGAGGCCCGCGTTCTGGATTGCGAAGGTGATGAGGAACCTGCTGCCACCGGCGTCCTCTTCCTCACGGCTCACCTCGTTCATCTCTGGAAACTGAGGCGCGGAAAAACAGAGAGAAGACTTTTAAAACTTCTGTTATCAGATAAAGTATAAAGATCACTACTGTGCTTTATACACTAAATGATGCACTGATCCAACATCATCAGGATATGATGCAACAAACCTTTAACTGAAACCCAGAAAATCAAAGTGAACACGTGGGGGTTAGAAAAAATGTCAGCTTTGCAAGGCAGCTGAGGTTCAGCAGATGATGTAATTGATCATTTTTTTTGGTAATACAATATTCTGGATATCTCAACTACTGCTGCAAAGATCTGAAACATTCCTGTTTTGATGAGTCATTCGTGTGTGTGTTATACGATTCTTTCAAATATcaactaaattaaaaaacaatgcactttttcttttttttttatctatatgGGCTGTTACATAGTGACAAAATAAGTTATTTTCAATCAGTGTTGTCATTTCTGTTAAGTTAAGTTACAGTTACTGCTGGTAGTAAACAATGTATGTCTATACAAAAATTGTTAAGCGAGAACTTTTTCCATCTTGTGATAAAATGAACAAAGAGCTTGTCAGGGAGCGTttgggggtcttgcctaaggacccctactggaggtagtacctttcatgcaggggtgtTAGGATTTGAAtccaggtcacccacatgaaaggtggcaatcttaccactgcaGGCAGTAACTGTATCCTTAAATTTCCAACATTTTTtaagctctttaaatgatcatTCTGTAACAAGTTCTCATAGAAGTTTACAATATTCTGAGATTAACAACCTCACACCTATAAAACACTAACCATGTCTGCCAGAGCGATGTAGAGGAACATTCCCCCCGCCAAGGCAAAGATCCAGTTTGGGGAGAAGCTGTTGCCGGCCAGGATGCCGAATCCCATCCCCAGGTAGCAGCAACAGGCCGACAGGAAGTTGAAGAACAGAGCCTGCTGTATGCTCATGCCAGCGTTCAGTAGGATCACAAAGTCACCTGGTGACAAAAATGACACATTATAGCCCAAACAATATCgctgcaataaaaaaaatgtattttttgttgatttaaaaatgttaacTTTTTATGAAAACAGCAGTATTCCATCCCAACTCACCCAGTTCGTGAGGGAACTCCTCACAAAGGATAGCCACAGAGGTGCTGATGCCCTGGAAAACTGAGGCAGTGAAGGAGGCACCGATAGCCAAGCCATCAATAAAGTTGTGTAGACCATCGCTCAATGTGATCATCCAGGCCAGGGTACCGATGTCGGAGTAGGTCGTTCCCTTCAGCCAATAGCAGCCACCCCCATGGCTGCCGGACCGCCCCCCACTGTCTGGGTTCTGGGAGTCCTGAAAGAGCACGGAGAAGGAAGTAAACACAAGTAAACAGAGTTGGAACATGGAAGTGCTCACTtataataaaatattcatcTACAGAACCAGGACTTAAAATACTGTATAATCATTTCTGTGTGATTAATCATGTAGCAGCTTCTTACAGTTAAACGGCATTACATTATAAGACATAACTTAGTTCCAGTAAATGATGTGAATGCAGACTATCCAAAGCTCCATGTCACCTGTGGTGTCTGTGCAGGGCTGAGCATGAGCTCGCCCTCCCCTGCGTCCACCTTGCCCTGAGCCAGACTGCTGGCTTCTCCATTCTGCTGCAGCTTCTCCTTTTCTCCCTCCTCCGCGTCCCCGTCGGGTGCCGAGTAATGATCTGCGGCAGGGTAATGGCTGTGGCCGTGGCTCTAACACACCGGTAAACAGAGACAAATATCAATATGCCATATACCAAAGTTGTCATCTGACTTATTGAGCACCGTtcggacattttgttttttatttgaagaaTCAATCTATAAATAGGGCTTCATTTTGACCAAATAAACCTTTACCAGGAAgaattcttttatttctttgactTCCTCCATTTCCACCTCAGGAACATGATCAAACAGAGTTTTGGGGGGAGATGTTTTACCCAAATGGGTTGAAATTGTGAGGAAATGTCAGGGTGGGGCTGATATATTTCTGATTGGTTGaatattttgttcattttataaCAGCCTTTCTGTCCCAATCATCctcattttaactttaaaaatcTGTTTACTTTAAATGTTACTGCTAGAATAGTTGCAACTGTTTGCAAACACAACTTTCAACAGACATTCATGAAGGGAGACACAGACGCGCCATCAGCTTCTGGTGTCAAACGAGCTccagaagagaagagagagcgCTGATAGTGACAAGAAGGCagtaaatcaaaacaaaaaagcatTGATCTCGAATGGTTTCACAATAGTTGTGTTGTAAGGAGCACAAAAACATTCACAACCCAAAGAAATGTATAAAATGTATCATTTTATCTTCACCATGCAGTTGAAGAACAATAGGCTGCTGTCACCAGGACACAGAACACACTGCAGTGGATTCATCTAATCTATCCTGTACTTCAGACATCCGGGGAAACACAAGAATCCACCCTGGAATAAGCCAATGGCTTTTTAATTTCTGGAAGCTGGTAGCAAAAAATGTGCCTTTAGAGAACACCACTCCAGAAACCAGAATTTATTCAGGGAATTTTCTCAGGAAACAACCCTCACATTCCATGAGAAGcttcttctctttttaaaaaacaacatgacACTGACAGATATGGAGTAGTTGGTGGCTTCTTGCCTCTTAGATGCTGTGACAGCAGCACAACAGGTGCTAATGTGTGCCAAAGAGCATCTGTAATTGGATCAGAAGGTCGATAGGGTAGTTACTAATTAGGATATGTGAACCTCATGGCTACAAACTGATTAACCACAAGGTGGCGCAAATGTCCCACAGTCAGCTTCCTGCATTCTGCTGCTTTTTTTGTGAATgaaaacaagatcatttaaatgaCTTGAGCTGGAATTTCGGTTAAGCTGGTTTAAATATTCTAAATTATTTTAAGTATTATAAATAAAGTGTATAAATTAGAGGAAAATCTAGAGGCTAAAACACCTGCAAACCTTTAGAAAAGCCTGTAGTTGATCTCAATTAGAACCCTGGAAACGCTTAAAACAGCCACTTTAAAACTTGGGGAAATGAGAGGCGTAGCAATGATGGCAAGTAGGCGAGAGCACATAAAACGCCAAGCTGGAATAACAGAGCTTTGAAACACGCAGTATATAAGTTCATTCAATCACAACATAATAAAAATGTTAAGTAGTCAAGACATGACGGAAATAGAAGGACTTGTGGAAAAAGCTCATTTAAGGACGCTGATTTTGAATTTTTATTCAGTGGGATACAAATACAGTTCCATGTTTATCTATCTGACATTTTATAtccaatgaaaaaaatgtataaacagacagaaaaggtgGAAAAAGGGTGACTGGAATCCACTGCTACGAATGTTATTCAAATGAAAGGTAATGGTTAAAACTTTTACCTGATAAATTCACCGGCTAACTGCTTAGAACTAACATGCGGTCACATTTACTCCTTTGGTGAAAGGTAAATAACGTAAGGTTGAAGTTGTCATCGTTATGCTCTGCTAAGTCCTCAGATGACGTGTCGAAAATCCTCATTTCATTGATGTATTAAACAAAGTTACATTTTTCTAGGATACGTCTAAACATTTTCAGCCGATTGTGTCAAACAGGATGAACAAGACAAAAGAGGAACTCTGAGAGAAAAGGGGCCACACTTCACTACAGTATGTACAGTGGGAAATTCTCTTGCACATAATGTACAATGAATCACCAGTTCTTCTGGTTGTTAATGACTGTAAGCCGGTTTGTGTATGTAAAGACTGCAACACCCTAATATAACAAAACATAGAACCACCTGTGCATAACGTTTCTGATGTCAGTTGGTGAAAGAGGTCCAACCTGCTTCTGATGAACAGATAAAACAACTCCAGGGAATGTAATGGCGTGTCACGATGGTGCTCAGGGCAAACATGgattatatactgtatatagttGCTAAACCATTAGACAATACTGTGTATTGACCTGAGAaagaatgaggaaaaaaaacaactacatAACCATTTTGGGTTATATCCATTTCATtcaatattttttattcattcgaGCACATTTTACTGTTTACAAAACTAAGAGAAATGTTGCTTTTAGTTCTGATTCAGTAGACGTGTCATCAGCTTCACAAAAGCTAGGATTTTATGCTTCATTTGCTATTTCAAATCATAAAGTAGCTATCTTGAAGTTTAACATGAGACAGGGTGCTCTCCAGCGAGCTGATAACACGTGTTGATGTCTCAAATCAGTGAGGAGAAATTTTGATCCACTCTTCTTTACGTTGCTTCAGTTTATTGAAGTTTACAGAAATGTGTTTATCTCTAAAGGTTCCACCAGACTTTGACTTAAAGCTCATTCATCTATGAATGGCCTTTGCTGTAAATATTTTCCTGCCACATaggcaaatgcagttttcaATGATCTTTCTGGAATCCTCCTGCTTTGCTTgaatatgtttatgtttatgtatttggcagacgatcttatccaaagcgacttagaCTCATATCCCAAGTAGTGTTAGGGGGTATTGCCTAAGGGAGTAGTACCGTTCATGCAGGGGTGTCAGGATTTGAACCCCAGGTCACCcacactacactatccagtccatATATATGCAGGGCTTGTAGAGACAGTCCTGGCAGATCTGAACTGTCTTTTAAAAGgtacaacaataaaacaatgtcATGTCAGCGTTGGTGTAAACTCACCCCATTTTTTTGCTTGAGAAGGACCCTGAGAACCTTTTCAGTGAAGAAGAAGAGGTAGAAGCCTCCGAACACCACCGCAGATTTAGGTACGTAGAAGTCCACCATGGGGTCAAAACCAAAGGCCTGCCACGGAGCAACACCATGATGTTAGTTCGATGATTATCAATAGTAGCTGTcattcttcacttccacctgaCATAAACGAGTGGGTTTGTTTCTAGGCCTCGAGACACGAACACTGAGTGATTTGAAAAGTGTGGGCTTTGAATTCTTGTGAGAGGAGGTCAAATCAACTTTAATGTTAAATATAAATGTCCTTATCCTGTCACATTCAGAGCTGCTGATCAAAAGCAAAGACTAATCAACTTGCTGAAAGctttttgatgatttcaaaCTTTTTGTTATATGAAGATAAAAACAATAACTAGGTTTAACATCCTCCTAAGATGCACACTGCACAAATATCTGCCAAGAGTCTCTGAACTTAAAGAAAAATTGGGATGTAATCCGCCCTCCCTCCTGTAGACACGGACATCCCATAAATAATCCTCTTTCAACAAAGAGGTTAACAATTTTTTGTCACACATCAAAGGTGAACTTATGCAACATATTACACAACAGCTTGGCGCACCAGCTGTAAACATGGGTGTAGACACCCTCAAGACATTTTTGACAGagtttgtggatttttttcttcttagaaGACAGAATTTAAATACGAGTGTTTTCTTGCAACTCGACTTCCTGAAGTGAGAAACCTTTAACAATACAGCTGAATTATTCAATGAAGATAATGCATTTTAGCAACTTTGTTATTCTCTTTACCTAATTTCGTACGACTTAATTCtttagtttttctcagttttcttaaTGCAAGTATAGTCCTGTTagttccgttttttttttttcagatttgctGTATCACACCTAACACTCAGTTGCCACATTATTAACTAAATCTAGTTAGAACTGATGAGCCAATAAATGTGACATCCATAAAGTTAAcaatcagtggggttacatggcgctgaaaggatcggattattggctaaattacaataagactgagttattaagtgcatgcagaccttaatctgacaagaaattggatgggatcggattactcgcgatcggattaagaccccgagataactcggttgaaagtcaaattaaacataTTTGCAGACGGGTGAAGCATGTGGTGaataaaggctctagcatggttgccgcgtctgctagcgcgagcggtgttgatgacgtcacgatttcgtgccggcaatatatagtggcgcaagtcgttgcgccagtagttgcacttgtcacagaggtggcgttgctacgtgaaggttaccgctactctacaaccacgaaagtggagaagaaaacaatgaagagcaggaatactgtcattaatgatactgctgcagtattcggatcattttaattttttaattcagtcaatagaggtgaaggtctgaagcccccggcatcaccacttggagtctctgcactattctttgccttcacgtatctgtcccgtagcttcttccacacattcttacagaactctccctctttccccaaagttctgccaatctctgtccaccagttttgggagtttacgtgctccctgtgctgtttcactgcagtttcgtacagctgcctgtacaaacgcacctcctgactgagcctggtctcaaaatggtctgtcgttgttggcacagccaagttacaaaaatcgactggtgcacgacaacgcgcagcGCCGtattttcaaggcaagcgccaggcctgaaacgtcattttgacgtcacggtccgccaccgacgtgacagacgcgtcaactgtaactccagctttagactttgcgttctgcgcatgctcgagattttttcccggggtcgtgaaccggaagtcagaagagacgatattactgttgttgtcgccatcggaaagaaacaaagaacgcgatggagaatgcgccgttgtgcatcgcgtttgtgcaacaagcagctcatcacaaaccaaATTATATAGGGACggagcttcatcttgctcttcatgacatgctttgtgcctctgattggattcattcaccgccatatatccaaggataattacccttgctcaactcattcttattgtaatttagccaattatccgatcctttcagtgccatgtaaccccactgactgttccTTATTAGCTGATCCCAACATATATGAGTCAGCTGTGAAAAGGTTGGCCTTACCGCACACTAATTTCTAACAAAACTTTCTTTGAATTTCTTATATGTGGAATGTCATGATTATTGGGCAGATTTTACTTTCTCCACAACACACAGGTCCCAAAGCATCTACTGCTAATGTCCAAGCACCAGACACTTGCTGACATGTTCTTTGAAGCCCTGACTGTTTTGAGCTCCTGTGGCAGCCTGAGTAGGACCTACACATTATTAGGAAGGTGGTCACAATGTCGTGGCTGGTCAGTGTCTCTCATATTAAATATGATAAAACCCTGACTTTCTTTTACTGTAAGACTAAATCAGTACTCAATGGTCTTTGCTGCAACTACTGTGATGCACTGCGAGGGAGCTCAGCTGAACGAGGCACAGCAGCATGGACACTACCTCTGGGATGAGCTGAAACAGGGCGTTGGAGTACAGCGTGCCAATGGCCAGGGCTATGAAGTAGAGCAGCAGTCGCTTGTAAAAGGTTCTCTTCATGAAGGGCACCACGCTCGCCCCGATCAGCGAACACAAAGAGATCAGTGTCACACACAGGATCCCATAACCCCACACTGAACAGCAGAGAGGCAGAGGTGGGGGAAGGTGAGGAAAAGAAGAGGTAGTTAGTTCAGAGATGGTTTTATCTGATTAATCACcaggttaagaaaaaaaaacaaattaagagAACACCAACCAATTAACTCCCTGGAGGACAGGGAAGAATTTAACTCAATCaacctgggaaaaaaaagagattattgAAAGGTACCTCTTTAGTCTTTCCAGAGACAAGAGCCTCATTATCCACTAAAAACAGAGAAGAGGAGTAACAACA
This Odontesthes bonariensis isolate fOdoBon6 chromosome 6, fOdoBon6.hap1, whole genome shotgun sequence DNA region includes the following protein-coding sequences:
- the slc39a14 gene encoding metal cation symporter ZIP14 isoform X2 — protein: MLIWSPNGRATTTFTLLHFPPMVILTLAVLLCPTGRVSGQGGSQMQSPTEVLQDLLARYGDNGTISVPQLRSLLAVLSQGNTESDGDSSEVAKTTSIIPPKTNSSKCLPADTLAIYSISEQSRVDGQGLQKLCPTMLQQLDTGTCRAQKEEELSSDASPRPSDAEVWGYSFLSVTVINAFSLTGVFIVPLMKTGYMKHVLPFFIALAVGTLFSTAILQLLPEAFGFDPMVDFYVPKSAVVFGGFYLFFFTEKVLRVLLKQKNGSHGHSHYPAADHYSAPDGDAEEGEKEKLQQNGEASSLAQGKVDAGEGELMLSPAQTPQDSQNPDSGGRSGSHGGGCYWLKGTTYSDIGTLAWMITLSDGLHNFIDGLAIGASFTASVFQGISTSVAILCEEFPHELGDFVILLNAGMSIQQALFFNFLSACCCYLGMGFGILAGNSFSPNWIFALAGGMFLYIALADMFPEMNEVSREEEDAGGSRFLITFAIQNAGLLTGFSIMLLLTTYSGQIQLG
- the slc39a14 gene encoding metal cation symporter ZIP14 isoform X1, with the translated sequence MLIWSPNGRATTTFTLLHFPPMVILTLAVLLCPTGRVSGQGGSQMQSPTEVLQDLLARYGDNGTISVPQLRSLLAVLSQGNTESDGDSSEVAKTTSIIPPKTNSSKCLPADTLAIYSISEQSRVDGQGLQKLCPTMLQQLDTGTCRAQKEEELSSDASPRPSDAEVWGYGILCVTLISLCSLIGASVVPFMKRTFYKRLLLYFIALAIGTLYSNALFQLIPEAFGFDPMVDFYVPKSAVVFGGFYLFFFTEKVLRVLLKQKNGSHGHSHYPAADHYSAPDGDAEEGEKEKLQQNGEASSLAQGKVDAGEGELMLSPAQTPQDSQNPDSGGRSGSHGGGCYWLKGTTYSDIGTLAWMITLSDGLHNFIDGLAIGASFTASVFQGISTSVAILCEEFPHELGDFVILLNAGMSIQQALFFNFLSACCCYLGMGFGILAGNSFSPNWIFALAGGMFLYIALADMFPEMNEVSREEEDAGGSRFLITFAIQNAGLLTGFSIMLLLTTYSGQIQLG